A genomic region of Saimiri boliviensis isolate mSaiBol1 chromosome 20, mSaiBol1.pri, whole genome shotgun sequence contains the following coding sequences:
- the CLDN4 gene encoding claudin-4, whose protein sequence is MASMGLQVAGIALAVLGWLAAMLCCALPMWRVTAFIGSNIVTSQTIWEGLWMNCVVQSTGQMQCKVYDSLLALPQDLQAARALVIICIIVAALGVLLSVVGGKCTNCLEDESAKAKTMIVAGVVFLLAGLLVIVPASWTAHNIIRDFYNPLVASGQKREMGASLYIGWAASALLLLGGGLLCCNCPPRTDKPYSAKYSAARSAATSNYV, encoded by the coding sequence ATGGCCTCCATGGGGCTGCAGGTGGCGGGCATCGCGCTGGCCGTGCTGGGCTGGCTGGCCGCCATGCTGTGCTGCGCGCTGCCCATGTGGCGCGTGACGGCCTTCATCGGCAGCAACATCGTCACGTCGCAGACCATCTGGGAGGGCCTGTGGATGAACTGCGTGGTGCAGAGCACCGGCCAGATGCAGTGCAAGGTGTACGACTCGCTGCTGGCGCTGCCGCAGGACCTGCAGGCGGCCCGCGCCCTGGTCATCATCTGCATCATCGTGGCCGCGCTGGGCGTGCTGCTGTCCGTGGTGGGCGGCAAGTGCACCAACTGCCTGGAGGACGAGAGCGCCAAGGCCAAGACCATGATCGTGGCGGGCGTGGTGTTCCTGCTGGCCGGCCTGCTGGTGATAGTGCCCGCGTCCTGGACGGCCCACAACATCATCCGAGACTTCTACAACCCTCTAGTGGCCTCCGGGCAGAAGCGGGAGATGGGCGCCTCGCTCTACATCGGCTGGGCCGCCTCGGCCCTCCTGCTGCTTGGCGGGGGGCTGCTCTGCTGCAACTGCCCACCCCGCACGGACAAGCCTTACTCCGCCAAGTACTCTGCCGCCCGCTCCGCCGCCACCAGCAACTACGTGTAA
- the METTL27 gene encoding LOW QUALITY PROTEIN: methyltransferase-like protein 27 (The sequence of the model RefSeq protein was modified relative to this genomic sequence to represent the inferred CDS: inserted 2 bases in 1 codon) — protein sequence MAQEEAGSLPEVLARVGAAHGIPDVAQKLHFYDRWAPDYDQDMATLQYHAPRLAVDCLTQAFPGPTHSALILDVACGTGLVAAELQARGFLQLHGVDGSPEMLNQARARGLYQCLHLCTLGKEPLPSAEGTFDAVLIVGALSDGQVPCSAIPELLRVTKPGGLVCLTTRTNSSNLQYKEALEATLESLERAGAWECLVALPVDRXGSWLPLSWRWYPAPLPRMASSPASSTCTESRRQPRLRK from the exons ATGGcccaggaggaggctgggagcCTGCCCGAGGTGCTGGCACGTGTAGGGGCCGCTCATGGCATCCCCGACGTGGCCCAGAAGCTCCACTTCTATGACCGCTGGGCTCCGGATTACGACCAG GACATGGCCACCCTGCAGTACCACGCCCCCCGCCTTGCAGTGGACTGCCTCACGCAAGCCTTTCCAGGCCCGACCCACAGTGCCCTGATCCTGGATGTGGCCTGTGGCACAGGCCTAGTGGCTGCCGAG ctgcaGGCCCGGGGCTTCCTCCAGCTGCATGGGGTGGATGGGAGCCCAGAGATGCTGAACCAGGCCCGGGCCCGCGGCCTCTATCAGTGCCTCCACCTCTGCACCCTGGGCAAGGAGCCTCTGCCCAGCGCCGAAG gAACCTTCGACGCAGTGCTGATAGTCGGTGCTCTCAGTGATGGCCAGGTGCCCTGCAGTGCGATACCTGAGCTCCTACGCGTCACCAAGCCAG GTGGGCTGGTGTGTCTGACCACCAGGACCAACTCGTCTAATCTTCAATACAAGGAGGCTCTGGAGGCCACCCTGGAGAGCTTGGAACGGGCTGGGGCATGGGAGTGTCTGGTGGCCCTGCCTGTGGACCG TGGGAGCTGGCTACCTCTGAGCTGGAGGTGGTACCCGGCACCTCTGCCAAGGATGGCTTCATCTCCGGCATCATCTACCTGTACCGAAAGCAGAAGGCAACCCAGGCTGAGGAAGTGA